In Gigantopelta aegis isolate Gae_Host chromosome 14, Gae_host_genome, whole genome shotgun sequence, the following proteins share a genomic window:
- the LOC121388972 gene encoding centrosomal protein of 290 kDa-like isoform X1 yields MSFVDIHSCSQFCAENATLRKKVHLLKQQRNACRKELAKLQEEKKLESLLKTYVTSRDVYVQTEPKSWQLGIFGSPRKKEEKVEHVADLEKTNKLLTMHNQLMRRYEKEVKQNMSNIELLSELNLKLAAMETKLKEEKEKVLRLERELIITRGPKSRSRSGAGAADDEVLREVVKERNKLKKENKKLRTELKGLDTGFFEEIEDIKFAFQQSAKLNKEYEKALRKLCHQFGVPYPCPEKTLSQSLVEGHSIH; encoded by the exons ATGTCTTTTGTAGACATCCATTCTTGTTCTCAg TTTTGTGCTGAAAATGCCACATTGCGGAAGAAAGTACACCTCTTGAAACAGCAGCGCAATGCTTGTCGGAAGGAATTAGCAAAACTGCAAGAGGAAAAGAAACTAGAAAGTCTGCTAAAAACTTACGTTACTTCACGAGA tgtttatGTGCAGACAGAACCCAAATCCTGGCAGCTTGGAATATTTGGTTCTCCTCGAAAAAAGGAGGAAAAGGTCGAACATGTTGCTGAtttggaaaaaacaaacaa gCTTCTAACAATGCACAATCAACTAATGCGGCGATATGAGAAGGAAGTCAAGCAGAACATGTCTAACATAGAACTTCTGTCAGAACTGAAT CTGAAGCTGGCTGCAATGGAAACCAAGttaaaagaagagaaagagaaagttCTGAGATTGGAAAGAGAGCTAATTATTACAAGAGGTCCAAAGTCAAGATCTCGTTCAGGTGCAGGGGCAG cAGACGATGAGGTTTTAAGAGAAGTTGTTAAGGAACGAAATAAgctgaagaaagaaaacaagaaattgAGGACAGAACTAAAAGGACTTGACACA GGTTTCTTTGAAGAAATAGAAGACATCAAGTTTGCATTTCAGCAGTCTGCCAAGCTGAACAAAGAATATGAGAAAGCTCTCCGCAAGCTGTGTCATCAGTTTGGAGTGCCGTACCCCTGTCCTGAAAAAACTCTTAGTCAGTCTCTCGTGGAAGGCCATTCTATCCATTGA
- the LOC121388972 gene encoding centrosomal protein of 290 kDa-like isoform X2, with product MSFVDIHSCSQFCAENATLRKKVHLLKQQRNACRKELAKLQEEKKLESLLKTYVTSRDVYVQTEPKSWQLGIFGSPRKKEEKVEHVADLEKTNKLLTMHNQLMRRYEKEVKQNMSNIELLSELNLKLAAMETKLKEEKEKVLRLERELIITRGPKSRSRSGAGADDEVLREVVKERNKLKKENKKLRTELKGLDTGFFEEIEDIKFAFQQSAKLNKEYEKALRKLCHQFGVPYPCPEKTLSQSLVEGHSIH from the exons ATGTCTTTTGTAGACATCCATTCTTGTTCTCAg TTTTGTGCTGAAAATGCCACATTGCGGAAGAAAGTACACCTCTTGAAACAGCAGCGCAATGCTTGTCGGAAGGAATTAGCAAAACTGCAAGAGGAAAAGAAACTAGAAAGTCTGCTAAAAACTTACGTTACTTCACGAGA tgtttatGTGCAGACAGAACCCAAATCCTGGCAGCTTGGAATATTTGGTTCTCCTCGAAAAAAGGAGGAAAAGGTCGAACATGTTGCTGAtttggaaaaaacaaacaa gCTTCTAACAATGCACAATCAACTAATGCGGCGATATGAGAAGGAAGTCAAGCAGAACATGTCTAACATAGAACTTCTGTCAGAACTGAAT CTGAAGCTGGCTGCAATGGAAACCAAGttaaaagaagagaaagagaaagttCTGAGATTGGAAAGAGAGCTAATTATTACAAGAGGTCCAAAGTCAAGATCTCGTTCAGGTGCAGGGGCAG ACGATGAGGTTTTAAGAGAAGTTGTTAAGGAACGAAATAAgctgaagaaagaaaacaagaaattgAGGACAGAACTAAAAGGACTTGACACA GGTTTCTTTGAAGAAATAGAAGACATCAAGTTTGCATTTCAGCAGTCTGCCAAGCTGAACAAAGAATATGAGAAAGCTCTCCGCAAGCTGTGTCATCAGTTTGGAGTGCCGTACCCCTGTCCTGAAAAAACTCTTAGTCAGTCTCTCGTGGAAGGCCATTCTATCCATTGA